A DNA window from Acinetobacter sp. 10FS3-1 contains the following coding sequences:
- a CDS encoding glutathione S-transferase family protein, producing the protein MRVLHHLEQSRSFRILWAMEELGLDYEVKYYKRQPNLAAPPALKQIHPLGKAPILVDQAQVLAESAAILEYLQETYDQQQQFRPEDPADKAQYRYWMHYAEGSLMPLLVMQLVMTTVPKHTPLLIRPVAKKICDGVKKQFVQSRLKDHIQFLESYLSEHDYFAGHFSFADIQMSFPLEAMQSRTSQSYPAIQAYLKRVAQRAAYARALSREKQISS; encoded by the coding sequence ATGCGTGTTTTACATCATCTCGAACAATCGCGATCATTTCGTATCCTGTGGGCCATGGAAGAATTAGGGCTGGATTATGAGGTTAAATACTATAAGCGTCAGCCCAATCTTGCTGCGCCACCGGCCTTAAAACAGATCCATCCATTGGGCAAGGCGCCGATTCTGGTCGATCAGGCTCAGGTACTGGCGGAATCTGCAGCGATCCTGGAATATTTACAGGAAACTTATGACCAACAGCAGCAGTTTCGTCCAGAAGATCCTGCCGACAAGGCCCAGTACCGTTACTGGATGCATTATGCGGAAGGTTCATTAATGCCGCTGCTGGTGATGCAACTGGTGATGACCACTGTGCCTAAACATACTCCTTTGCTGATTCGGCCTGTAGCCAAAAAAATCTGCGATGGAGTGAAGAAACAGTTTGTACAGAGCCGCTTAAAAGATCATATCCAGTTTCTGGAAAGTTATTTGAGCGAGCATGATTATTTTGCTGGGCACTTCAGTTTTGCCGATATTCAGATGAGTTTTCCTTTGGAGGCGATGCAGAGCCGGACAAGCCAAAGTTATCCGGCCATTCAAGCCTATCTTAAACGGGTGGCACAACGTGCAGCCTATGCGCGTGCACTGAGCAGAGAAAAACAGATCAGCTCTTAA